A single region of the Lycium barbarum isolate Lr01 chromosome 2, ASM1917538v2, whole genome shotgun sequence genome encodes:
- the LOC132627521 gene encoding uncharacterized protein LOC132627521, giving the protein MASVTVTDGGPLHSESIPTVDLHLLSQSELYTLSLCSPSAFNPRRDDDVIIPKIDKSVFNESAGSRKQTYSRLRLAPAATNTAATSALRSRTPHLRNTLLSNPSLSNGPENSESHQIVTLLKQLFGSGSGTEPSPKPIPDPNPVDLVPIRVDYSNVGSIGEKRKRGRGRPRKNENENGNDVAGEVKVKEVDVGPTEVKDIVVYQNVDVDDGEKEILNKDGERVDLAGLGALEDPYGAELRRRTEGMRSQEELLGFLGRTNGQWGSTRKKRRIVDASEFGSVLPKGWKLLLSIKRKGGHVWLHCRRYISPNGRQFGTCKEVSSYLLFLRGEQNENPPTYAKISETVETANACALVSTSDLRVQDGGKKESPLFHNSSSAVGHGELQVLLNFGELSEVQVGDLLHCDKCNVTFNNKDDLLQHQLSSHQRKRSRNGGQSVTDGVIIKDGKFECQFCHKTFEEKHRYNGHVGNHVKKQVKTANGSLPIKMGVCVEPVVSSGAMLTEPTMQDSVVPPRNLTENAGVSADDGDNPAPSSKIQEEDHMETDDKLEGLGEAMVTAPNKTTLCLSSEAVTFNNNRTPCDSVIVDSVAEGTNKDCHNQEGSSESCSLMSSNEKTCVDKSKVVVCSNIEEPKQEGLLCSNGIVDTCGVSVEDGKFFPTVNERKVESDRGVDTESTTALCSDVSLPDENNLISARQVPCTEDHSGKNIDVLDGVSFLAETSKEIKGLKSSTGTPSCDKEGSVVDYVGVLSGSIGEHKPSSMMSNVENDECGSLVDSNDNKLIMKEDSYSFVPHSDRHVNTAERDVTDVSACFLEEPEQHKGVKSSLLSPACDNNSEVEAHFFNDSKTSTDEPKISELHSVSSNTVGFASSNNHAVQKADTSDIEKEKGLAFSSFFPATNVRASCAEDPNIKVYQSTMEVNDQQSSASALFSSNNVPEASTKEYTMNRIYNNSLNECKFDGLENSRNHDLNVAFGNSHVDLGANLNCTTFQLGMEETYGVQDNLHRRLETDKQGEVGIDLSDSTFKGKTGDFGSNFNTVFHNQLWDEHKVDEVDESGKKIISGFGCGDAKPNENVMAGSIWRTSVENVMQGGSVDNSTSVAQSSNCFQNYDVMSKVQSLFGENEKYDGNTGFDGLRSDRTEPVEYSFMGTQSLNSLQEEPRVLPYDVDIEQGFNSSFWLGKDDLMPNLAGRNQVTLVCVWCRNEFYQEPNQLGAEAGSIGSMCPTCSGRISGQFSFM; this is encoded by the exons atggCTTCCGTTACCGTCACCGACGGTGGTCCACTTCATTCAGAATCAATCCCAACCGTTGATCTCCATCTCCTCTCTCAATCTGAACTCTACACTCTCTCCCTATGTTCCCCTTCCGCTTTTAACCCTCGCCGTGATGACGACGTCATTATCCCTAAAATCGACAAATCCGTTTTCAATGAATCTGCTGGCTCCCGCAAACAAACTTACTCCCGTCTCCGCCTTGCCCCCGCCGCCACCAACACCGCCGCCACGTCAGCCCTACGTAGCCGCACACCTCACCTCCGTAACACCCTTCTCAGTAATCCCTCTCTCAGTAACGGACCCGAAAACTCCGAAAGTCACCAAATCGTTACCCTTCTTAAACAGCTCTTCGGTTCGGGTTCGGGTACCGAACCAAGTCCCAAACCTATTCCTGATCCCAATCCAGTCGATTTAGTCCCTATTCGGGTCGATTACTCCAATGTGGGTTCAATTGGGGAGAAAAGGAAacgaggtagaggtaggccgaggAAGAATGAGAATGAGAATGGGAATGACGTGGCGGGTGAGGTTAAGGTTAAGGAGGTTGATGTGGGGCCCACAGAAGTGAAGGATATTGTGGTTTATCAAAATGTGGATGTGGATGATGGTGAGAAGGAGATATTGAATAAGGACGGGGAACGGGTTGATTTGGCGGGTTTAGGGGCGTTGGAGGATCCGTATGGGGCAGAGTTGAGGAGGAGGACGGAGGGTATGAGGAGTCAAGAGGAGCTGTTAGGGTTTTTGGGGAGGACGAATGGGCAATGGGGTAGtacgaggaagaagaggaggattgTTGATGCGAGTGAGTTTGGGAGTGTGTTGCCTAAAGGATGGAAGCTTTTGCTTTCTATTAAGAGGAAAGGAGGTCATGTTTGGTTGCATTGTCGACGCTACATaag CCCTAATGGACGGCAATTTGGAACATGCAAGGAAGTTTCTTCATATTTGCTCTTTCTTCGTGGTGAACAGAATGAAAATCCTCCAACATATGCTAAGATTAGTGAAACTGTTGAGACCGCTAATGCATGTGCTTTAGTTAGT ACTTCGGACCTCAGAGTTCAAGATGGTGGCAAAAAGGAAAGCCCTCTTTTTCATAACTCATCCTCTGCTGTTGGTCATGGGGAGTTGCAAGTTCTATTGAATTTTGGAGAACTATCGGAGGTCCAAGTAGGAGATCTTTTGCACTGTGACAAATGCAATGTGACCTTCAATAATAAGGATGATTTATTGCAGCACCAGTTATCTTCTCATCAGAGAAAGAGATCTAGAAATGGTGGTCAATCCGTTACTGACGGGGTAATAATTAAAGACGGAAAATTTGAATGTCAGTTCTGCCATAAGACATTTGAAGAAAAGCATCGGTACAACGGTCATGTTGGAAACCATGTTAAGAAACAGGTAAAGACTGCGAACGGATCACTTCCAATCAAAATGGGAGTGTGTGTTGAACCTGTGGTGTCTAGTGGAGCCATGCTAACGGAGCCCACTATGCAGGATTCAGTTGTTCCGCCAAGGAACCTGACAGAAAATGCTGGTGTAAGTGCGGATGACGGTGACAATCCTGCACCTTCTAGTAAAATCCAGGAGGAGGATCACATGGAGACTGACGATAAATTAGAAGGTCTGGGTGAGGCTATGGTTACTGCCCCTAATAAAACTACTTTGTGTTTAAGTTCTGAAGCGGTTACATTTAATAACAACAGAACACCATGTGACTCAGTGATTGTTGATAGTGTAGCTGAAGGTACCAATAAGGATTGTCATAACCAGGAAGGGAGTTCTGAGAGCTGTTCCCTTATGTCATCGAATGAAAAAACATGTGTTGACAAAAGCAAAGTAGTTGTCTGTTCCAACATAGAAGAACCTAAACAGGAAGGTTTACTTTGTTCAAATGGCATTGTTGATACGTGTGGTGTTAGTGTGGAAGATGGCAAGTTTTTCCCTACAGTTAATGAGAGAAAAGTAGAGAGTGATAGGGGTGTGGATACTGAGTCAACAACTGCTTTATGTAGTGATGTCAGTCTGCCGGATGAGAATAATTTGATAAGTGCCAGACAAGTTCCATGCACTGAAGATCACTCTGGGAAGAACATTGATGTTCTGGATGGTGTATCCTTTCTGGCAGAAACATCTAAGGAAATAAAAGGTTTAAAGAGCAGCACAGGTACCCCATCTTGCGACAAGGAAGGATCCGTGGTAGATTATGTAGGAGTTCTTTCCGGCAGCATAGGTGAGCATAAACCTAGTAGTATGATGTCTAATGTAGAAAATGATGAGTGTGGCAGTCTTGTTGATTCAAATGACAATAAGCTGATTATGAAGGAGGATAGTTATTCATTTGTTCCACATTCAGATAGACATGTAAATACAGCTGAAAGAGATGTGACTGATGTTTCTGCTTGCTTTCTAGAGGAGCCTGAACAGCACAAAGGTGTCAAGAGCAGTCTGCTTTCTCCGGCTTGTGACAATAACAGTGAGGTTGAAGCACATTTTTTTAATGATTCGAAAACAAGTACAGATGAACCCAAGATTAGTGAACTGCACAGTGTTAGTAGTAATACAGTGGGATTTGCTTCTAGTAACAATCATGCTGTGCAAAAAGCTGATACCAGTGACATAGAGAAGGAAAAAGGTCTTGCATTCTCCTCGTTTTTTCCAGCCACTAATGTGAGGGCATCTTGTGCTGAAGATCCCAATATCAAAGTTTACCAAAGCACAATGGAAGTTAATGATCAGCAAAGCTCTGCAAGTGCATTGTTTTCTTCAAACAATGTACCAGAAGCTTCTACCAAGGAATATACCATGAACAGGATCTATAACAACTCTTTGAATGAATGTAAGTTTGATGGTCTTGAAAACTCTAGAAATCATGATCTAAATGTTGCTTTCGGCAATTCTCATGTGGATCTAGGTGCAAATTTGAACTGTACAACTTTCCAACTTGGCATGGAGGAAACATATGGAGTTCAGGATAATCTCCATAGAAGATTGGAGACTGATAAACAAGGAGAAGTTGGGATTGATTTAAGTGATTCGACTTTCAAGGGAAAAACAGGGGATTTTGGAAGTAACTTCAACACGGTTTTTCATAACCAGTTGTGGGATGAACATAAAGTAGATGAAGTTGATGAGTCTGGAAAAAAGATTATTAGTGGTTTCGGTTGTGGAGATGCCAAACCTAATGAGAATGTCATGGCTGGAAGCATTTGGAGAACAAGTGTAGAAAATGTCATGCAAGGTGGCTCAGTAGACAATTCAACCTCAGTAGCGCAGTCATCTAACTGTTTCCAGAACTATGATGTTATGTCAAAG GTTCAAAGTCTCTTTGGAGAGAATGAGAAGTATGATGGCAACACTGGCTTTGATGGGTTGAGATCAGACAGAACTGAACCGGTGGAATATAGTTTCATGGGCACACAGAGTttaaattctcttcaagaagagCCTAGAGTATTGCCTTACGATGTGGATATAGAACAGGGATTTAATTCGTCATTTTGGCTTGGAAAAGATGATTTGATGCCAAATTTAGCAGGCAGGAATCAGGTGACCTTGGTATGCGTTTGGTGCAGAAACGAGTTTTATCAAGAGCCTAACCAATTAGGAGCAGAAGCCGGTTCAATTGGTTCAATGTGTCCAACCTGCAGTGGAAGGATCTCAGGGCAGTTTAGCTTTATGTAG